tacccttcagagagagagagagagagaccttaccctgcagagagagagagaccttacccttcagagagagagagagagagagaccttgccctgcagagagagaccttacccttcagagagagagagagagatagaccttaccctgcagagagagagagagaccttacccttcagagagagagagagagagagaccttacccttcagagagagagagagagagagaccttaccctgcagagagagagagagaccttacccttcagagagagagagagagagagagaccttaccctgcagagagagagagagaccttacccttcagagagagagagagagagagaccttaccctgcagagagagagagagaccttacccttcagagagagagagagagagagagagaccttaccctgcagagagagagaccttacccttcagagagagagagagagagagaccttaccctgcagagagagagagagaccttacccttcagagagagagagagagagagaccttaccctgcagagagagagagagagagagagagaccttacccttcagagagagagagagagagagaccttaccctgcagagagagagagagagagagagagagagagagagagagagagaccttacccttcagagatcaataaaaacaggAAGGAAAGGAGATTAAAATCAGCTTTTGTGCGGCTCGGAATCGATGATTAAATAATGGCTAATAAAGCCCTCTAAGTCTTTATCATAATTAGTCAGCAAACTCTCTTTAAGTGGTTTTAGACTGGCTAATTctgattgactggctggctggcagatTAAGCCCTCACATTCTTTACTGCACTCAGTGTCTTACCAGTCACCTTTAGGATGGTGGTGCATTCAATACACGCATTCAATGCCACCCTCCTATACCCCTACAAATCTAGAATAGTCCTAGTGAGCAAAATGATGTTGAAAAGACGTATAAAATAAgtattttccagacgttgaagtTAGGTTCATTTAGGTTCTGATTTCATTCGGTCTGGAGCAGACTTGATTTGGTCCCAACATAGacgtgtcacgaatcccgccgaagatggtgcctcttcctgttcgggcggcgctcagcggtcgtcgtcaccgacctactagctgccatcgattcttttctttttgtttctgttagtttgggctgattgggtgcacctgttttgagtttagttttgtgggtaggctatttaagggcagtaagcccgctggcttttgtgcgggcttgtttattctgttatttggtgttggattgttacgtggatttattattttttctggacagtttagtcctgtgtttttggactcgtcttttcatgcgcccgtgtgtttagggcatgatcgttttccctgtcaactggaaaataaatccactttcttgaaaccctgctctctgcgcttgactcctccacccagtactcctagcagctctgacaagACGTCTATGATTGGCTCAGATTTGGTCCAATCAAGGTTGGTCCTGCCGCATCAAACCTGAACCAAATATACATGTCTATGACTGGTTCAAGGCCGGTTTGGACCGCACAAATAAAACACCAAAAAACGACGCCTGGACAGGACCAAAAAAAAAGACTTCCAAAATACGTTGCCGTCTGCCTgtgcttactggggtgtagcctacagtgtcaGCCCACAATGGAATTGTATGAATGTCCATCTTTGTGGTAGGCCTACCATTGTTATAAAACAGGCAATTACATTGGCTTTACTAGTCCAGAATCATGTGACTAATCAATGTGGCTATTTAataagctctgaatatcagctacccaacttttATCAGGTGTTATCCTGAGCCTATTggcaatgtgtttacacagcgggAAATGCAGAAGTGCTTCCTTTTTCACTATGTCATTCATGttatctccagcctgtaggctacagaaaaggccacatactCTTTCTACCGTAGGCCatatctgctacatgatttacGTCAGATCATTTTTTTAAACAGAACGTTGGTGGAGCTCCGCAGCGATGCGAATGGACAAGATAAATCTTTTTTGCGCCACTTCCTTTAACAAAGTGAGCCATGCTTATCACAGGGCGTCATCAGCGCTCACCTAATAAGCCCttatgccactggttgagagaaatacTCATCCTTGTTTGGGCAAGAAAtatgtgaggttttatgtgtcGTTGGAGggtgcgtcttggtcagtttaaCTTGGAAAACGAAGCCCTTGTCAATCTGCCGCAATAGGTGGTCGCCTAATCCTGCCTAACGGGCGGGCCGGCCCTGGAGGGATCTCTTCCTTCTCACTCTAATAGGTTGAAGAGTCAGGGGGAGCTAAGAAGTCAAGACAGATTTCCCCCCCTGCGTGTGAACTAATAGAATATAGTACTACAATACAGTCTTATCTTCTAAACTATGTGTAGAATCAAGATGTTGTTCTTGTAGGCTACACCGTACGTCCTCCAGCTTGACCTACCATACATTATAGAATGACCTGTAGACATGCAGTCTCCATGCTAGCATACCACTTAGAATGACCTGTAAACATGCAGTCTCCATGCTAGCATACCACTTAGAATGACCTGTAAACATGCAGTCTCCATGCTAGCATACCACTTAGAATGACCTGTAAACATGCAGTCTCCATGCTAGCATAGCACTTAGAATGCACTGTAAACATGCAGTCTCCATGCTAGCATAGCACTTAGAATGACCTGTAAACATGCAGTCTCCATGCTAGCATAGCACTTAGAATGCACTATAAACATGCAGTCTCCATGCTAGCATAGCACTTAGAATGCACTGTAAACATGCAGTCTCCATGCTAGCATAGCACTTAGAATGACCTGTAAACATGCAGTCTCTATGCTAGCATACCACTTAGAATGACCTGTAAACATGCAGTCTCCATGCTAGCATACCACTTAGAATGACCTGTAAACATGCAGTCTCCATGCTAGCATAGCACTTAGAATGACCTGTAAACATGCAGTCTCCATGCTAGCATAGCACTTAGAATGACCTGTAAACATGCAGTCTCCATGCTAGCATACCACTTAGAATGACCTGTAAACATGCAGTCTCCATGCTAGCATACCACTTAGAATGACCTGTAAACATGCAATCTCCATGCTAGCATACCACTTAGAATGCACTATAAACATGCAGTCTCCATGCTAGCATACCACTTAGAATGACCTGTAAACATGCAGTCTCCATGCTAGCATAGCACTTAGAATGACCTGTAAACATGCAGTCTCCATGCTAGCATAGCACTTAGAATGACCTGTAAACATGCAGTCTCCATGCTAGCATACCACTTAGAATGACCTGTAAACATGCAGTCTCCATGCTAGCATACCACTTAGAATGACCTGTAAACATGCAATCTCCATGCTAGCATACCACTTAGAATGCACTGTAAACATTCAGTCTCCATTCAGTCTCCATGCTAGCATACCACTTATAATGCACTGTAAACATGCAGTCATGCCATGCTGGCATACCACTTAGAATAACCTGTAAACATTCAGTCTCCATGCTAGCATACCACTTAGAATGCACACCCGATCATTTTGTTTCATATCGTGTTGGGGTCAattatatttatatttctgtcaATTCAGTAAATACAcagaaattccaattccaattctcttcaatgcttttcaaaaAAGGAAACTGTATCATTGAAATTAGAATGTGGTTACttatactttctgaatgaactggAATTCAAATGGAACTGATTCCAACCCTGTTGGATACTAAATTAGGGTGCTAGTATAGACACCGGAACATTCTCTATGATTAGAACCTGAGTGTCCTCTGGTGACTCATTGCTTCCCTGTTCTTGTGTTTCCAAACCACTAGGACAAGTGTTACCAGTACTGGCCAGACCAAGGCTGTTGGACCTATGGTAATGTCCGGGTGGCTGTGGAAGACTTTACTGTGTTGGTGGACTACACCATACGGAAGTTCTGCATACAATATGTAAGTTATTATTAGATGGTAATCATGTGGGTTTTTAGATTCTAACCGTACTGTAGGTTTGGTTGGAAATGTAAGTGCTTGCCTGTCCTATACTTATTCACTTGTAGTATACTAAAGTCCTATACCTATTCACTTGTAGTATACTAAAGTCCTATACTTATTCACTTGTAGTATACTGAAGTCCTATACTTATTCACTTGTAGTATACTAAAGTACTATACTTATTCACTTGTAGTATACTGAAGTCCTATACCTATTCACTTGTAGTATACTAAAGTCCTATACTTTTTCACTTGTAGTATACTAAAGTCCTATACTTATTCACTTGTAGTATACTAAAGTCCTATACTTATTCACTTGTAGTATACTAAAGTCCTATACTTATTCACTTGTAGTATACTGAAGTCCTATACCTATTCACTTGTAGTATACTAAAGTCCTATACTTATTCACTTGTAGTATACTGAAGTCCTATACTTATTCACTTGTAGTATACTAAAGTGATACTAATATTAGTATTTGACTGTAAATATGTAGTCTACAGAGCTCCACAACACTGATGGACATACAAACGTAAAAGATGTGCTGTAAAcggtgtgtgtttttttgtgtcaTGTGAATAAAGTagactacagatgtaggatcataatttgatcactcttttgttgcggATAactttcctgcacagcaggaaatgcaaacctgTGATTTTAAAGGCgtttaaagtttgtaatttccactttgatattttagacttgatttgcccaaacgaaaaatgtatcaacccctacaaaagtcctttaattataatccacattataattcacatttcctgtttctgcagggttattttcctgctgtaacaaactgtctcaaattacgatcctacatctgtacaacaCAACACATGAACCACAGAGTCACAGACTATCAAAGCCTACTGCTGCTACTGATCACCAGTGACTCACTCTTGTTGAAAGACCCTCGCACCCAGGGCCCCACGTCGGGGACAGGGTCTATTGTGTGTGCAGCCTGCTGGCCCAGCCTCGCGCCCAGGGCCCCACGTCAGGGTCTATTGTGTGTGCAGCCTGCTGGCCACCACAGGTGTTCCATGTCCCTGAGCTGACACTACTCAGCGGTCGTCTGTGGTTTGGCACAGACCAGCCCGGTCTAGTAGCTAGACATTCTACtagcctacactcttagaaaggaAGCTGCTATCGGCAACTTAatagggttctttggctgtcctcataggagaaccctttgaagaaccctttttggttccatgcagaaccctttttggttccatgcaGAATCCTTTCCACAGAGGTAGTATCTGGTTTATAGTAATGACTCTATGTAGTATCTGGTTTATAGTAGTCTCTATATAGTATCTGGTTTATAGTAATGACTCTATGTAGTATCTGGTTTATAGTAATGACTCTATGTAGTATCTGGTTCATAGTAATGACTCTATGTAGTATCTGGTTTATAGTAGTGACTCTATATAGTATCTGGTTCATAGTAGTGACTCTATAGTATCTGGTTTATAGTAATGACTCCATGTAGTACCTGGTTTATAGTAATGACTCTATGTAGTATCTGGTTTATAGTAATGACTCTAGGTAGTATCTGGTTTATAGTAATGACTCTAGGTAGTATCTGGTTTATAGTAGTGACTCTAGGTAGTATCTGGTTTATAGTAATGACTCTATGTAGCATCTGGTTTATAGTAATGACTTTATGTAGTAACTGGTTCATAGTAATGACTCTAGGTAGTATCTGGTTTATAGTAATGACTCTATGTAGTATCTGATTTATAGTAATGACTCTAGGTAGTATCTGGTTTATAGTAATGACTCTATATAGTATCTGGTTTATAGTAATGACTCTATGTAGTATCTGGTTTATAGTAATGACTCTATGTAGCATCTGGTTTATAGTAATGACTTTATGTAGTAACTGGTTCATAGTAGTCTCTATGTAGTATCTGGTTTATAGTAATGACTCTAGGTAGTATCTGGTTTATAGTAGTGACTCTAGGTAGTATCTGGTTTATAGTAGTGACTCTAGGTAGTATCTGGTTTATAGTAATGACTCTAGGTAGTATCTGGTTTATACTAATGACTCTAGGTAGTATCTGGTTTATAGTAATGACTCTAGGTAGTATCTGGTTTATAGTAATGACTCTATGTAGTATCTGGTTTATAGTAATGACTCTAGGTAGTATCTGGTTTATAGTAATGACTCTGTAGTATCTGGTTTATAGTAATGACTCTAGGTAGTATCTGGTTTATAGTAATGACTCTAGGTAGTATCTGGTTTATACTAATGACTCTAGGTAGTATCTGGTTTATACTAATGACTCTAGGTAGTATCTGGTTTATAGTAATGACTCTAGGTAGTATCTGGTTTATAGTAATGACTCTAGGTAGTATCTGGTTTATAGTAATGACTCTATGTAGTATCTGGTTTATAGTAGTGACTCTAGGGAGTATCTGGTTTATAGTAATGACTCTATGTAGTATCTGGTTTATAGTCATGACTCTATGTAGTATCTGGTTTATAGTCATGACTCTATGTAGTATCTGGTTTATAGTCATGACTCTATGTAGTATCTGGTTTATAGTCATGACTCTATGTAGTATCTGGTTTATAGTAATGACTCTAGGTAGTATCTGGTTTATAGTCATGACTCTATGTAGTATCTGGTTTATAGTCATGACTCTATGTAGTATCTGGTTTATAGTAATGACTCTAGGTAGTATCTGGTTTATAGTAATGACTCTAGGTAGTATCTGGTTTATAGTAATGACTGCTCTGTGTGTCCTCTCCTGTAGCAGGCCAGTGACGGCAACAAGCCCTCCAGGCTGGTCACTCAGCTACACTTCACCAGCTGGCCTGATTTTGGGGTGCCCTTTTCCCCTATCGGCATGCTCAAGTTCCTCAAGAAAGTCAAGACCGTCAACTCCTCCTTCGCTGGTCCCATCGTGGTTCACTGCAGGTACTTTATACTGGGGATGCAGTCTTTTAGACACATTTCAACTGCTGTACTGTACATAGTAGCGTGAAGGTTACTTCACCACTTATCtttagggagagagagcgagatctaACTGTCATGCTATGATTCTCAGATGCTATAGATAGTTGACTCCTTGGCCGTCTCTGTCCTTTGTCTCTGCAGTGCTGGTGTGGGAAGGACAGGGACCTTCATTGTGATTGACGGCGTGATTGACATGATGCACCAAGAGCAGAAGATTGACGTCTTTGGTTTTGTGTCCAAGATACGAGACCAGCGCTCACAGCTTGTACAGACAGACGTGAGTAGGCTCAGAACAACAGGGTCACAACACTATTTCATGCAATGCATCGGTCTATGTTTATCTTAGTGCTAGGACTAGCAACTGTGCAAAAGTAAGCATTGTCCTTCCTACTACTACAGTGTTCTAAATATGTATTTGTGTTGTAAACTAGAAAATATAGAGGTCCAAGAATctatccctgtggaacaccacacTTGatctcatcttcttcttcttctgcttcttcttcttctgcttcttcttctgctgcttcttcttcttctgcttcttcagCCTCTTCTTCTGCTGCTGCTTATTGTTCagcttctgcttcttcttctgctgctgtttcttcttctccttcttcttcttctgcttcttcttcttctgcttcttcttcttctgcttcttcagcttcctcttcttctcctttttcttcttcttctgcttcctcttcttctccttcttcttctcctttttcttcttcttctgcttctgcttcttctgtttcttcttcttctacaGCTTCTTCCTTTGGAAGCAATTATCAAAGTGTATGCACTTTCATTCCTATTGTTCTAGTGCTCTAAATATGTGTTTGTGTTCCTGTGTGGCCTCCAGATTCAGTACTCGTTCATCTACCAGGCCCTGTTGGAGTACTACCTCTACGGAGACACAGAACTGGACGTGTCCTCTCTGGAAGGACACCTGCACAAACTCCACAACACCCACGCCCCCTTCGACAGGGTCGGCCTGGAGGAAGAGTTCAGAGTGAGAGCCGGGGTCCTGTCTCTCTGACAGGGTTGTAGTTGATAAGATAGAGACCCTTTGCTACATGCAGTGTAGAATCCTTGAAAGTCTATGCATGTTTATAATAGCAATGGTGGACATTGTGTATAAATTATTCTATATTAGTTTGCATTACCCTTATTTTTTGGGCCtcaccggccgtgatcgggagtcccatagggcggtgcacaattggcccagcatcgtccgggttaggggagggtttttgccgggggggggggggtaggccgtcattgtaaataagaatctgttcttaactgactcgtctagttaaataaaggtacaaatgTTAAGTCATCTATGTGTACATTTACACCTTGACACTTTTCTGTCCCCGCCCCCCTTATCGTCCAGAAACTGACCAACATGCGAATAATGAAGGAGAACATGAGGATGGGAAATCTCCCTGCCaacatgaagaagaacagagtgCTCCAGATCATTCCGTGTAAGGAACGCCGGAAAAGTTACAACACAACAAACTGAACGAGATCTGTTTTCCCAGAGTCCAGTTAACATTACACTACGTCATGCGGTATTCTTTCACTTGTGACAGATTGTGACCCACAGATTATATTGTGTTCATAAACCCCCTTTTAGAACGAAACGAGAGATATTATCAAATCTCTTTTTTCCCTTGGTTCTCTCACCTAAATTGCATTTGTGCAGAAATAACAAGTGAAATCCATTGTATATGTTATTTTTTTTCATATTTGGTATTCATATATTTCAACATTGATGCGTGGGACTGACATCCAGAGATCTTTTAGCCAGTCGTCTTGTTGTTTTATCTGATAAAAACACAAGTTTTTGCTGTTCTTTAGGTTGAGTGATGCATTTTTCATTGCCTGCCTCTCATCTTGCAAATAGTGTTTGGGAAATGGAGCCGTTTAggatgcatctcaaatggcaccctattccctatttagtgcactacttttgaccagggtctatagggctcgGAATGAATCCTTTCACTTTTGCACAGTGCAGCGTAATTAAAAGGCCAACCCACGTCGTAGTTCTGCAGTTACGATGAAGGGGGCCGTTATTTTATCTGGAGATTGAGTTGCAGTGTTATGTGATTGTTATACTCTGTATACTGTCTTTGTAGTTTTCTCCCGTTTTAATATGAATTTTAATCTTGAATTGTATTTTTCAGATGACTTCAACAGAGTGATTATGTCCATGAGAAGAGGCCAAGAGTTTACTGACTACATCAATGCGTCTTTTATAGATGTAAGTAAACATTACAATACTCACTACTACATCAATGAGTAAACGTGAGTCAATGTCATATTTGTTGATGGTTTTTGCGTTATATTAAAGTATATATTCATACTCTGCAATCTGCAAAGTTTCAAGGAGGTTGTACCTGTCTGACATGGTGGTAGtgactgtactgtatactgtggTGGGGTGTCCTCAGGGCTACAGGCAGAAGGACTACTTCATAGCGACCCAGGGTCCTTTGTCTCACACGGTAGAGGACTACTGGAGGATGGCCTGGGAGTGGAAGTGTCACTCCATCGTCATGCTGACTGAACTACaggagagggagcaggtaggGAAGGATCTGCATCAGAGAAATAGCATTTAAACAATTAATATTATATTAATATATCTCTATGCTATTCACTTACTAACTACCTGCATCTCAGTTGTCTATTGCCAGCAAGGATCCAAAACTAGGACCTCTTTGTTTTGAGTTATTGTAATATTGTACGAGGCTACTGTTCTTACATGTTTTGAGTTATTGTAATATTGTACGAGGCTACTGTTCTTACATGTTTTGAGTTATTGTAATATTGTACTAGGCTACTGTTCTTACATGTTTTGAGTTATTGTAATATTGTACTAGGCTACTGTTCTAACATGATTTGAGTTATTGTAA
This genomic stretch from Salvelinus namaycush isolate Seneca chromosome 4, SaNama_1.0, whole genome shotgun sequence harbors:
- the LOC120046860 gene encoding receptor-type tyrosine-protein phosphatase epsilon-like, with amino-acid sequence MIWEQKTATIVMLTNLKERKEDKCYQYWPDQGCWTYGNVRVAVEDFTVLVDYTIRKFCIQYQASDGNKPSRLVTQLHFTSWPDFGVPFSPIGMLKFLKKVKTVNSSFAGPIVVHCSAGVGRTGTFIVIDGVIDMMHQEQKIDVFGFVSKIRDQRSQLVQTDIQYSFIYQALLEYYLYGDTELDVSSLEGHLHKLHNTHAPFDRVGLEEEFRKLTNMRIMKENMRMGNLPANMKKNRVLQIIPYDFNRVIMSMRRGQEFTDYINASFIDGYRQKDYFIATQGPLSHTVEDYWRMAWEWKCHSIVMLTELQEREQDKCFQYWPTEDSVTYGDYTVEMKGDTVCDTFSVRDLVLTYGPDKQTRLVRHFHFHGWPEIGIPAEGKGMIDIIASVQRQQQQSGNHPIIVHCSAGAGRTGTFIALSNILERVKAEGLLDVFQTVKSLRMQRPHMVQTVEQYDFCYRVVQDFVDIFSDYANFK